A window of the Vespula vulgaris chromosome 6, iyVesVulg1.1, whole genome shotgun sequence genome harbors these coding sequences:
- the LOC127064428 gene encoding gonadotropin-releasing hormone II receptor isoform X1, protein MKKMMMTMRTVNTSVLFPSKYENFSNEINVDPAEMLSKNDILMSINSTYLEHAPKLTKTMYLKAIILAVMSVISLIANLATIYSVTKNRRKQQNWSAIYTLLLHLSVADLLVTIFCIGGEAVWNYTVQWIWGNIACKLFKFLQVFSLYLSTFILVLIGVDRFVAVRYPMKNLSTTHRFFRFVVFAWVLSILLATPQIVIFHVAYGPFVEEFTQCVTHGFYTEPWQEQLYAIFSIFFMFILPLTILITTYVSTVITISRSEKAFKSELINSNLQRTNSDINRRKLLNRAKTKSLRISVVIVAAFVLWWTPYYTMMIIFMFLNPDKHLSEDLRSGIFFFGMSNSLVNPLIYGAFHLWPQRKKQNCYRRDFLTLHRRSNCTSNNHSMKQLQEARTLFLSRGTQILTTTPD, encoded by the exons atgaagaagatgatgatgacgatgcgAACGGTGAATACTAGCGTCCTTTTTCCATCGAAGTACGAGAATTTCAGTAATGAAATAAACGTTGATCCAGCAGAGATGTTGTCGAAAAACGACATTTTAATGTCAATCAATTCTACGTATCTCGAACATGCACCGAAATTGACCAAAACGATGTATCTCAAGGCCATTATATTAGCTGTCATGTCGGTCATCAGTCTAATAGCCAATCTTGCTACAATATATTCGGTAACAAAAAATCGTCGAAAACAGCAAAACTGGTCGGCCATTTATACTTTGTTATTACATCTATCCGTGGCAGATCTTCTCGTAACGATATTTTGTATCGGTGGTGAAGCAGTCTGGAATTATACCGTTCAATGGATTTGGGGTAATATCGCCTGCAAACTCTTTAAGTTTCTCCAAGTGTTCAGTCTTTATCTCAGCACGTTCATCCTCGTGCTGATAGGTGTCGATCGTTTCGTTGCTGTTCGATATCCGATGAAGAATTTGAGTACAACTCATCGATTTTTCAGATTCGTCGTGTTTGCCTGGGTACTCTCTATACTTTTGGCAACACCACAG ATCGTTATTTTTCATGTGGCATATGGACCTTTCGTCGAGGAGTTTACGCAATGTGTGACGCATGGATTTTACACGGAACCATGGCAGGAACAGTTGTACGCTATATtcagtatattttttatgtttattttaccATTAACCATTTTAATTACCACGTACGTTTCAACGGTGATTACGATATCAA GAAGTGAAAAGGCATTCAAGTCGGAATTAATCAACAGTAATTTGCAACGTACGAATAGCGAtattaatagaagaaaattgttaaaccGTGCGAAAACGAAATCATTGCGTATCAGTGTTGTCATCGTCGCTGCGTTTGTCCTTTGGTGGACACCATATTacacgatgatgataatttttatgtttctcaATCCCGATAAGCAC ttaAGCGAGGATCTCCGAAGTggaatcttcttttttggtATGAGCAACAGTTTAGTGAATCCATTGATATACGGTGCCTTTCATCTTTGGCCGCAACGGAAGAAGCAAAATTGTTACCGCAG AGATTTTTTAACGTTACACCGGCGAAGCAATTGTACGAGTAATAATCATTCCATGAAACAACTTCAAGAAGCacgaacattatttttatcacgtGGAACACAAATATTGACAACTACCCCCGATTAA
- the LOC127064428 gene encoding gonadotropin-releasing hormone receptor isoform X2 has protein sequence MKKMMMTMRTVNTSVLFPSKYENFSNEINVDPAEMLSKNDILMSINSTYLEHAPKLTKTMYLKAIILAVMSVISLIANLATIYSVTKNRRKQQNWSAIYTLLLHLSVADLLVTIFCIGGEAVWNYTVQWIWGVDRFVAVRYPMKNLSTTHRFFRFVVFAWVLSILLATPQIVIFHVAYGPFVEEFTQCVTHGFYTEPWQEQLYAIFSIFFMFILPLTILITTYVSTVITISRSEKAFKSELINSNLQRTNSDINRRKLLNRAKTKSLRISVVIVAAFVLWWTPYYTMMIIFMFLNPDKHLSEDLRSGIFFFGMSNSLVNPLIYGAFHLWPQRKKQNCYRRDFLTLHRRSNCTSNNHSMKQLQEARTLFLSRGTQILTTTPD, from the exons atgaagaagatgatgatgacgatgcgAACGGTGAATACTAGCGTCCTTTTTCCATCGAAGTACGAGAATTTCAGTAATGAAATAAACGTTGATCCAGCAGAGATGTTGTCGAAAAACGACATTTTAATGTCAATCAATTCTACGTATCTCGAACATGCACCGAAATTGACCAAAACGATGTATCTCAAGGCCATTATATTAGCTGTCATGTCGGTCATCAGTCTAATAGCCAATCTTGCTACAATATATTCGGTAACAAAAAATCGTCGAAAACAGCAAAACTGGTCGGCCATTTATACTTTGTTATTACATCTATCCGTGGCAGATCTTCTCGTAACGATATTTTGTATCGGTGGTGAAGCAGTCTGGAATTATACCGTTCAATGGATTTGGG GTGTCGATCGTTTCGTTGCTGTTCGATATCCGATGAAGAATTTGAGTACAACTCATCGATTTTTCAGATTCGTCGTGTTTGCCTGGGTACTCTCTATACTTTTGGCAACACCACAG ATCGTTATTTTTCATGTGGCATATGGACCTTTCGTCGAGGAGTTTACGCAATGTGTGACGCATGGATTTTACACGGAACCATGGCAGGAACAGTTGTACGCTATATtcagtatattttttatgtttattttaccATTAACCATTTTAATTACCACGTACGTTTCAACGGTGATTACGATATCAA GAAGTGAAAAGGCATTCAAGTCGGAATTAATCAACAGTAATTTGCAACGTACGAATAGCGAtattaatagaagaaaattgttaaaccGTGCGAAAACGAAATCATTGCGTATCAGTGTTGTCATCGTCGCTGCGTTTGTCCTTTGGTGGACACCATATTacacgatgatgataatttttatgtttctcaATCCCGATAAGCAC ttaAGCGAGGATCTCCGAAGTggaatcttcttttttggtATGAGCAACAGTTTAGTGAATCCATTGATATACGGTGCCTTTCATCTTTGGCCGCAACGGAAGAAGCAAAATTGTTACCGCAG AGATTTTTTAACGTTACACCGGCGAAGCAATTGTACGAGTAATAATCATTCCATGAAACAACTTCAAGAAGCacgaacattatttttatcacgtGGAACACAAATATTGACAACTACCCCCGATTAA
- the LOC127064909 gene encoding zwei Ig domain protein zig-8-like isoform X2 — MCSVMWLLRLLTTCCLALLSASDLRTDLPLSTDQVSTRATTAAKRSVATDAPMLNYIFDAHSTLNKHQHHHDHRWGPHFESESSAKNITIQAGASVVLDCKISLLQDKTVSWVRRQENSEKMNLLTVGHLTYTGDPRYTIVFQYPDNWRLEIKRVNSSDEGQYECQISTHPPKFIRINLHINAPSVQIVDAAGQPLRDKYYEADSTIELLCVVRHIAMQVQYSVVQWLHGNRTLNYDTTRGGISVKTDLMEEGANSTLSIARVGPADSGNYTCMLTTMPDQPATIHVHVLNESLAELHHGGSRDIQADVWNSLLLFLFAILGWLQVLR; from the exons ATCTACCTTTGTCAACGGATCAAGTATCAACGAGAGCGACAACGGCGGCAAAGCGATCAGTAGCAACAGACGCACCGATGCTGAATTACATATTCGATGCACACAGTACTCTGAACAAACATCAACATCACCACGATCATCGTTGGGGTCCTCACTTTGAGAGTGAGAGTTCAGCGAAAAACATTACTATTCAAGCTGGTGCCAGCGTCGTCCTTGACTGCAAAATATCATTGTTGCAGGACAAAACG GTATCTTGGGTAAGGAGACAGGAAAACagtgaaaaaatgaatttgttgACTGTCGGCCATCTCACGTACACCGGTGACCCAAGATACACCATCGTGTTTCAGTATCCAGACAATTGGCGTTTAGAAATCAAACGCGTCAATAGCAGTGATGAGGGTCAGTACGAATGTCAGATCAGCACTCATCCGCCCAAGTTTATTCGCATAAATTTACACATCAACG CGCCATCCGTCCAAATAGTGGACGCCGCGGGTCAACCGCTAAGGGACAAATACTACGAGGCGGATAGCACCATCGAACTGCTATGCGTCGTGCGTCACATAGCGATGCAGGTCCAGTACAGTGTCGTCCAATGGCTCCATGGTAATCGAACTCTGAACTACGACACAACGAGAGGTGGTATCAG CGTGAAAACGGACCTAATGGAGGAAGGGGCCAACTCTACTCTCAGCATAGCGAGAGTCGGACCAGCGGACAGTGGTAACTACACGTGCATGCTCACCACCATGCCTGATCAGCCTGCAACGATTCATGTACATGTCCTGAATG AAAGCCTAGCCGAGTTGCATCATGGTGGTTCGCGCGACATTCAAGCGGACGTCTGGAATTCTCtgctactctttctcttcgccATTCTAGGATGGCTTCAGGTGCTGAGATGA
- the LOC127064429 gene encoding histone H5-like, whose amino-acid sequence MVILTAKTLALVISAIKELREMKGSTSREILNYITSTYSVPSETARRQMQVALKRGVAYGILKKSGVHYSLPTDTQAECEEIAKQELGLLDRYCRRKQRKKKRGCNPRRRPKRRSCRCKKKRRSSRKRPRCKPRRPRKRSKCSCRKRGIYPRRSMSPLSKIENLSLKPRIENNDRNECENSSHSSIPSVGRRDHDMSLSY is encoded by the exons ATGGTGATTTTAACGGCCAAGACCTTGGCTCTAGTAATCTCGGCTATCAAAGAGCTACGAGAAATGAAAGGTTCGACATCGCGAGAAATTCTAAATTACATCACGTCTACCTACAGCGTACCATCAGAAACAGCTCGTCGTCAG atGCAAGTAGCTTTGAAACGTGGTGTCGCTTATGGGATTTTGAAAAAGAGTGGCGTACATTATAGCTTGCCAACCGATACACAAGCGGAATGTGAGGAAATCGCGAAGCAAGAGTTGGGTCTTTTAGACAGATATTGTCGACGAAaacaacgaaagaagaaacgtggTTGCAATCCAAGAAGACGACCTAAACGTAGGTCATGTAGGTGTAAGAAGAAACGTCGAAGTTCGAGAAAGAGACCTCGTTGTAAACCGAGAAGACCACGAAAAAGGAGCAAGTGCTCTTGTAGAAAACGTGGAATTTATCCAAGAAGATCGATGAGTCCTTTATCGAAAATAGAGAATCTTTCTTTGAAACCAAGGATCGAGAATAATGACCGCAATGAATGTGAAAACAGTAGTCATTCTTCGATACCTTCCGTGGGAAGACGTGATCATGATATGTCATTATCTTACTAA
- the LOC127064909 gene encoding zwei Ig domain protein zig-8-like isoform X1: MCSVMWLLRLLTTCCLALLSASDLRTDLPLSTDQVSTRATTAAKRSVATDAPMLNYIFDAHSTLNKHQHHHDHRWGPHFESESSAKNITIQAGASVVLDCKISLLQDKTVSWVRRQENSEKMNLLTVGHLTYTGDPRYTIVFQYPDNWRLEIKRVNSSDEGQYECQISTHPPKFIRINLHINAPSVQIVDAAGQPLRDKYYEADSTIELLCVVRHIAMQVQYSVVQWLHGNRTLNYDTTRGGISVKTDLMEEGANSTLSIARVGPADSGNYTCMLTTMPDQPATIHVHVLNGESLAELHHGGSRDIQADVWNSLLLFLFAILGWLQVLR, translated from the exons ATCTACCTTTGTCAACGGATCAAGTATCAACGAGAGCGACAACGGCGGCAAAGCGATCAGTAGCAACAGACGCACCGATGCTGAATTACATATTCGATGCACACAGTACTCTGAACAAACATCAACATCACCACGATCATCGTTGGGGTCCTCACTTTGAGAGTGAGAGTTCAGCGAAAAACATTACTATTCAAGCTGGTGCCAGCGTCGTCCTTGACTGCAAAATATCATTGTTGCAGGACAAAACG GTATCTTGGGTAAGGAGACAGGAAAACagtgaaaaaatgaatttgttgACTGTCGGCCATCTCACGTACACCGGTGACCCAAGATACACCATCGTGTTTCAGTATCCAGACAATTGGCGTTTAGAAATCAAACGCGTCAATAGCAGTGATGAGGGTCAGTACGAATGTCAGATCAGCACTCATCCGCCCAAGTTTATTCGCATAAATTTACACATCAACG CGCCATCCGTCCAAATAGTGGACGCCGCGGGTCAACCGCTAAGGGACAAATACTACGAGGCGGATAGCACCATCGAACTGCTATGCGTCGTGCGTCACATAGCGATGCAGGTCCAGTACAGTGTCGTCCAATGGCTCCATGGTAATCGAACTCTGAACTACGACACAACGAGAGGTGGTATCAG CGTGAAAACGGACCTAATGGAGGAAGGGGCCAACTCTACTCTCAGCATAGCGAGAGTCGGACCAGCGGACAGTGGTAACTACACGTGCATGCTCACCACCATGCCTGATCAGCCTGCAACGATTCATGTACATGTCCTGAATG GAGAAAGCCTAGCCGAGTTGCATCATGGTGGTTCGCGCGACATTCAAGCGGACGTCTGGAATTCTCtgctactctttctcttcgccATTCTAGGATGGCTTCAGGTGCTGAGATGA